The following proteins are encoded in a genomic region of Takifugu flavidus isolate HTHZ2018 chromosome 3, ASM371156v2, whole genome shotgun sequence:
- the cpb2 gene encoding carboxypeptidase B2 isoform X2 — protein sequence MEVHLYVPARTLKTVKDLLNKHTITHEVLLANAKELIEMQTKNETTDPRSSASYYEKYHSLNDIYFWINQTQQDNPNIVKVILIGSSSEKRPLYVLKLSRNKGPEKKAMWIDCGIHAREWISPAFCLWFVRHSLSFYGQNQDITHILDNLDVYILPVMNPDGYEYTWTTNRMWRKNRSVSKSDNCIGADLNRNFDANWCTEGASDDPCSEIYCGAFPESEPESQSVAHFLRSHKDSVKLYFSIHSYSQMLLFPYSCTLDEAENHNELLDMAQEAAQKIRRYYRNTYKYGSGGKTIYLAPGGSDDWAYNLGIKYSFTFELQDRGRYGFLLPPSHITQACNEALTALKTIARRVIEKMEASTSSPPTV from the exons atggaggtcCATCTATATGTCCCTGCACGCACCCTAAAGACCGTCAAGGATCTGCTGAACAAACATACCATAACTCATGA ggTTCTACTGGCCAATGCCAAGGAGCTGATTGAAATGCAGACCAAGAATGAGACAACAGATCCAAGGAGCAGTGCATCTTACTATGAAAAATATCACAGTTTGAACGAC ATCTATTTCTGGATAAACCAAACCCAGCAGGACAATCCAAATATAGTTAAAGTCATTCTCATTGGCTCCTCAAGTGAAAAGCGACCACTCTACGTTTTAAAG CTCTCTCGAAATAAAGGGCCAGAGAAAAAAGCAATGTGGATTGACTGTGGAATCCATGCAAGGGAATGGATCTCACCTGCCTTTTGCCTGTGGTTTGTACGTCAT TCTTTGTCCTTTTATGGCCAAAACCAAGACATCACTCACATCCTGGATAACTTGGACGTCTACATCCTGCCTGTTATGAACCCTGATGGATATGAATACACATGGACTACA AATAGAATGTGGAGGAAGAATCGTTCAGTTAGCAAAAGCGACAACTGTATCGGAGCCGACCTCAACAGAAACTTTGATGCTAACTGGTGCA CGGAGGGAGCCTCTGATGACCCTTGCAGTGAGATCTACTGTGGTGCCTTCCCTGAATCGGAGCCAGAGTCTCAGAGTGTTGCTCACTTCTTGCGTTCCCACAAGGACTCAGTGAAGCTTTACTTCTCAATCCACTCCTACTCTCAGATGTTACTCTTCCCTTATTCCTGCACTTTAGATGAAGCAGAAAACCACAATGAATTG CTCGACATGGCACAAGAAGCTGCCCAGAAAATAAGAAGATActacagaaacacatacaaatatGGTTCTGGAGGAAAGACAATAT ACTTGGCTCCTGGTGGATCTGATGACTGGGCCTATAACCTTGGCATCAAATACTCCTTCACATTTGAGCTCCAGGACCGTGGGCGTTATGGCTTTCTCCTCCCACCATCTCACATTACGCAGGCTTGTAATGAAGCTCTGACAGCTCTGAAGACCATTGCTCGCAGGGTCATAGAGAAAATGGAAGCTTCAACTAGCAGCCCTCCAACTGTCTAG
- the cpb2 gene encoding carboxypeptidase B2 isoform X1 — protein sequence MKTLFVLCFVVYFNKLLRTGECSENSDQVLSITPKTQEHVDILKNVSTQYETSLWQPDSPQYIQEEMEVHLYVPARTLKTVKDLLNKHTITHEVLLANAKELIEMQTKNETTDPRSSASYYEKYHSLNDIYFWINQTQQDNPNIVKVILIGSSSEKRPLYVLKLSRNKGPEKKAMWIDCGIHAREWISPAFCLWFVRHSLSFYGQNQDITHILDNLDVYILPVMNPDGYEYTWTTNRMWRKNRSVSKSDNCIGADLNRNFDANWCTEGASDDPCSEIYCGAFPESEPESQSVAHFLRSHKDSVKLYFSIHSYSQMLLFPYSCTLDEAENHNELLDMAQEAAQKIRRYYRNTYKYGSGGKTIYLAPGGSDDWAYNLGIKYSFTFELQDRGRYGFLLPPSHITQACNEALTALKTIARRVIEKMEASTSSPPTV from the exons ATGAAGACGCTTTTCgttctttgttttgttgtttatttcaaCAAACTTCTCAGGACAGGGGAGTGTTCAGAAAACAG TGACCAAGTTCTATCAATAACACCCAAAACACAGGAACACGTAGACATCCTAAAGAATGTGTCCACACAGTACGAG ACCTCCTTATGGCAGCCCGACTCCCCTCAGTAcatccaggaggagatggaggtcCATCTATATGTCCCTGCACGCACCCTAAAGACCGTCAAGGATCTGCTGAACAAACATACCATAACTCATGA ggTTCTACTGGCCAATGCCAAGGAGCTGATTGAAATGCAGACCAAGAATGAGACAACAGATCCAAGGAGCAGTGCATCTTACTATGAAAAATATCACAGTTTGAACGAC ATCTATTTCTGGATAAACCAAACCCAGCAGGACAATCCAAATATAGTTAAAGTCATTCTCATTGGCTCCTCAAGTGAAAAGCGACCACTCTACGTTTTAAAG CTCTCTCGAAATAAAGGGCCAGAGAAAAAAGCAATGTGGATTGACTGTGGAATCCATGCAAGGGAATGGATCTCACCTGCCTTTTGCCTGTGGTTTGTACGTCAT TCTTTGTCCTTTTATGGCCAAAACCAAGACATCACTCACATCCTGGATAACTTGGACGTCTACATCCTGCCTGTTATGAACCCTGATGGATATGAATACACATGGACTACA AATAGAATGTGGAGGAAGAATCGTTCAGTTAGCAAAAGCGACAACTGTATCGGAGCCGACCTCAACAGAAACTTTGATGCTAACTGGTGCA CGGAGGGAGCCTCTGATGACCCTTGCAGTGAGATCTACTGTGGTGCCTTCCCTGAATCGGAGCCAGAGTCTCAGAGTGTTGCTCACTTCTTGCGTTCCCACAAGGACTCAGTGAAGCTTTACTTCTCAATCCACTCCTACTCTCAGATGTTACTCTTCCCTTATTCCTGCACTTTAGATGAAGCAGAAAACCACAATGAATTG CTCGACATGGCACAAGAAGCTGCCCAGAAAATAAGAAGATActacagaaacacatacaaatatGGTTCTGGAGGAAAGACAATAT ACTTGGCTCCTGGTGGATCTGATGACTGGGCCTATAACCTTGGCATCAAATACTCCTTCACATTTGAGCTCCAGGACCGTGGGCGTTATGGCTTTCTCCTCCCACCATCTCACATTACGCAGGCTTGTAATGAAGCTCTGACAGCTCTGAAGACCATTGCTCGCAGGGTCATAGAGAAAATGGAAGCTTCAACTAGCAGCCCTCCAACTGTCTAG
- the zc3h13 gene encoding LOW QUALITY PROTEIN: zinc finger CCCH domain-containing protein 13 (The sequence of the model RefSeq protein was modified relative to this genomic sequence to represent the inferred CDS: inserted 1 base in 1 codon): MSKIRRKVTVENSKTISDSSSNTTTSSTCNPAAPSRRPSVFERLGPSTGSNAADSHCRNWLKTGNCSYGNTCRYTHGTQPRGKGFNFSRSAERPTGDLRERMKNKRQDVDPENLKRDVDEPTSPTARRDSSRGRRREKEDIKITKERTPASEEEPTEWETNREDSDIGDYDYELSLEMKRQKIQRELMKLEQENLEKREEIVVKKDETPSKARVTAVPKASPDQLTVKNTPSPRKSSRSPKHKSGTKGLGSGKKEKKGTVSSPVSEPTKSSKGSHSKKKGPRTPSPPPPVPLDIPVVGKKHKNKHKNKEKSEEKQKEGKDRGRDTEKHKEKKEKRRDRSDSSHKAKWAVTSEEHSGSVSSPSRGASPPPRKKSSSPKASHKISALSSPPNSSPSPPRHRRSPSPRHRSPSSHSGSSAQRHSSSPRRRRSSSPTYHRSIAGSAGSPLSSRRSRSPFTSHDASSPHRRSERSSPSQRHSRGRERFRGERERSLPAQERRNERRDENRNKREKDSVRDERDYDSELSSRDTRSERDTRESRDRRDARERGRETTRDSRDNRDTKDSRESRTETRSSRESLGSRERDRDREKDKEREKERERDRSDTQRKEDTTQEDRSYVRGHGREDSKTDRAEKNGRVRSRANESSDKGSNRNTRGSQLESSNDVWESRSSAARERSVERSNDRSAADRSSERGSDRDRYESDRRGEPSRDSSYDRRGGHGERDRRDNRDRASPSRYQGRSEDSEREERREDRRTDRTEERREDRTRDRERERDREREKEKERDKEREKEREAERERARERERERERDREREREEREREREEREREREERDRERKEREREREKEREQRERERQREWEERERGREERRDRREDSRDERSIRDSRDDRKMSRKRPRVESSPSPRTTPKRGARDLSPADSDGYNSGEEKSSDKHRLLSQVVRPQESLVRTPPRSTSSDDKSGHWKDEERRGTLDKRDTRHLDDLESRGERSRGDRRGELLVESHSDSRSRGRDSTPLPASFSLPTGSEERDTASSQSHEEGKKKTKXQKKGLKKLRKEDESVGNTNSGDRFNPEPPAAATSDGPQPLYSPRKGAKKKALERKRKRSRGADSDLSDEDSSAQQPQSKRKRGPRTPPPSMRPDRRGNAEPSPLSKMDNFSDWSDEEVTERGGAPLEAPAAPAERTPTEPFRRGGPRVGRDRERCNPPAIAPLIPQDPPMLLQTLTPQPLMSQTLLRKPPLEQTRSSSMGSNQSRASSKRLRSPSNESAHRDDPQGQRSRRGRLQGANCRDRDRERERERERDRERERQVNDPPGAERKSRIDQLRRGEPSRSTSSDRQDSRSHSSRRSSPDSERQARSRAGSYDSRERERDREPFERERERKDHRPQQQPQQPLLLQQPLQQQRDWEPEPRDWPSRGREPLLMRPGREPLLRERDIRDRERLLPEGLIQQHERDRDGRGDRGSDRERERMTMDQPPHTDPRAPGRGDPRVEMRGDLRGDMMRQDRSDYEPLLPREAFSPSEQEKPSNSLHLTEDQRELEKADSIDGDDERKDNDGESVASVGEEYEPISDDELDEILADSQKKEDQQDEEKITGPLDVIDVDWSSLMPKHKQEPRAAGAALLRFTPGAVLLRAGISKRLAGPDLLEQVREVCKRELEDPKDAQKLFEQDLGALNRRTEKTSLLSNLGPYCKALCARRDFAIRRQLLKNDKGLTKQYPTTPVVDNELLQMSMRLFRRTMAAQTSGLEKPDSGAAAADVAAPAANKVSTAQPEGCVS; this comes from the exons ATGTCCAAGATCAGGCGGAAAGTAACAGTGGAGAATTCTAAGACCATATCTGACAGTAGCAGCAACACCACAACCAGCAGCACCTGTAACCCCGCCGCCCCATCCCGCCGACCTAGTGTCTTTGAACGACTTGGTCCCAGTACTGGGAGTAATGCTGCTGAT AGTCATTGTAGAAATTGGTTGAAGACCGGTAATTGCAGTTACGGTAACACGTGCCGATACACACATGGAACTCAGCCACGAGGCAAAGGTTTTAATTTCAGTCG ATCAGCTGAGAGACCCACAGGAGATTTACGGGAGAGGATGAAGAATAAGAGACAGGATGTTGACCCAGAGAATTTAAAACGAGACGTAGACGAACCCACATCACCTACAGCTAGA AGAGATTCCTCCAGAGGCCGACGCAGGGAAAAGGAGGATATTAAAATCACAAAGGAGCGCACCCCTGCCAGTGAAGAAGAACCCACCGAGTGGGAAACTAATAGAGAAG ACTCTGATATCGGAGATTACGACTACGAGCTATCCTTGGAAATGAAGCGACAAAAGATTCAGCGTGAGCTAATGAAGCTTGAGcaggaaaacctggaaaaaagggaggaaattgTGGTAAAGAAAGATGAGACTCCGTCCAAAGCACGAGTCACTGCCGTGCCAAAG GCATCTCCAGATCAGTtaacagttaaaaacacacCGTCGCCCAGGAAGTCCAGCAGATCCCCAAAACACAAAAGTGGAACTAAAGGTCTGGGCTctggaaagaaagagaagaagggaaCTGTGTCATCACCTGTTTCAGAACCCACCAA ATCTTCGAAAGGAAGCCACAGCAAGAAGAAGGGACCACGCACCCCTAGTCCCCCTCCACCAGTCCCTTTGGATATTCCTGTGGTTGGgaagaagcacaaaaacaaacacaaaaataaggaaaagtcagaggagaagcagaaagaaggaaaggatCGGGGACGGGATACAGAAAAgcacaaagagaagaaggaaaagcGAAG AGACCGTTCAGATAGTTCCCACAAAGCCAAGTGGGCTGTGACTTCCGAAGAGCATTCCGGTAGTGTGTCCTCACCTTCTAGGGGGGCTTCACCTCCACCCAGGAAGAAATCTTCTTCTCCTAAGGCATCTCATAAGATATCTGCCCTATCCTCCCCCCCTAACAG TTCTCCTTCACCGCCGCGGCACCGGCGCTCACCCTCTCCTCGTCATCGCTCGCCATCCTCCCACTCGGGTTCCTCTGCCCAGCGGCATTCTTCGTCTCCGCGTCGGCGACGCTCTTCCTCCCCGACCTACCACCGGAGCATAGCGGGCTCGGCCGGTTCACCTCTAAGTTCCCGGCGTTCCCGATCGCCTTTCACCTCTCACGACGCTTCATCGCCCCACCGCCGGTCTGAGAGATCAAGCCCCAGCCAACGGCACTCACGTGGTCGGGAGAGGTTCCGAGGTGAAAGGGAACGAAGTTTGCCTGCACAGGAACGCAGGAATGAACGCAGAGATG AAAACCGCaacaagagagaaaaagatAGTGTCCGTGATGAAAGAGACTATGACTCGGAGTTGTCTTCGCGGGACACTCGCAGTGAACGGGATACCAGGGAGTCACGTGACCGCCGAGATGCCCGTGAAAGAGGACGAGAGACCACAAGAGACTCTCGTGACAACAGGGACACAAAAGACTCTAGAGAGAGTAGGACAGAGACCCGCTCCAGTCGAGAATCTCTCGGAAGTCGGGAACGGGACCGTGACAGGGAGAAAGATAAAGAgcgagagaaagaaagagagcggGACAGGAGTGACACACAGAGGAAGGAAGACACaacacaggaggacaggagtTATGTCAGAGGGCACGGACGCGAAGATTCAAagactgacagagctgagaagAATGGCAGAGTGCGAAGCCGTGCTAATGAATCATCTGACAAAG GCTCAAACCGGAACACCCGGGGCTCTCAGCTAGAAAGCAGCAATGATGTTTGGGAGTCACGGAGCAGTGCAGCGCGAGAACGAAGTGTAGAGAGGAGCAATGATCGCAGTGCTGCAGATAGAAGCTCAGAGAGGGGTTCAGACCGGGACCGTTACGAGAGCGACCGGAGAGGAGAACCCTCCCGGGACTCCTCCTAtgacaggagaggaggtcaTGGAGAACGAGACCGGAGAGACAACAGAGACAGAG CATCGCCTAGCAGATACCAGGGGAGATCAGAAGATtctgagagggaagagaggagagaggaccgCAGAACTGACCGAACAGAAGAGAGACGAGAAGATAGaacgagagacagagagagagaacgagacagagagagggaaaaagagaaggagagggacaaagagcgagagaaggagagggaggctgAGAGGGAGCGGGCAAGGGAGAGGGAacgggagagggagcgagacagagaaagagagagggaagagcgggagagagagagggaggagcgggaaagagaaagagaagaacgGGACCGTGAGAGGAAAGAgcgggaaagagagagggagaaagagagggagcagagagagcgagagaggcagCGTGAGTGGGAAGAGCGGgaaagggggagagaagaaaggagagacaggagagaggactCCCGGGATGAGCGGTCCATCCGGGACAGTCGTGATGACCGTAAGATGAG TCGTAAGAGGCCCAGGGTGGAGAGCAGTCCTAGTCCCAGAACCACTCCTAAGAGAGGAGCCCGGGATCTCAGTCCAGCTGACAGTGATGGTTACAAcagtggagaagaaaaaa GTAGTGACAAGCATCGTCTACTAAGCCAGGTTGTGCGACCCCAGGAGTCCTTGGTCAGAACCCCACCAAGGTCCACTTCATCTGATGACAAATCCGGGCACTGGAAAGATGAAGAGCGCAGAGGAACGTTGGACAAAAGGGACACACGCCACCTTGATGATTTGGAATCACGTGGTGAACGAAGCAGGGGCGACAGGCGGGGTGAGCTGCTTGTGGAAAGCCATAGTGACTCCCGTAGCAGGGGCAGAGACTCCACGCCACTTCCAGCTTCTTTTAGCCTTCCCACCGGTAGTGAGGAAAGAGACACTGCCAGCTCGCAGTCACATGAAGagggtaaaaagaaaacaa gccaaaagAAAGGCTTGAAGAAGCTTCGCAAAGAAGATGAGTCTGTAGGTAACACTAATTCAGGGGATCGTTTTAACCCTGAACCCCCAGCTGCAGCTACCTCGGATGGACCGCAACCCTTGTATTCACCCAGGAAAGGAGCCAAGAAGAAGGCCCTCGAGCGAAAGCGGAAACGGTCACGGGGAGCAGATTCTGACCTGTCAGATGAGGATTcatcagcacagcagccacagagcAAAAGAAAGAGGGGGCCACGGACACCACCACCCTCAATGAGGCCCGATCGACGTGGTAATGCAGAGCCATCTCCACTTTCCAAAATGGATAATTTCAGCGACTGGTCAGATGAGGAGGTCACTGAACGCGGAGGGGCACCGTTggaagctcctgcagctccagctgaaaGGACACCTACTGAACCTTTTAGAAGGGGAGGCCCCAGGGTGGGCAGGGACCGGGAGCGGTGCAACCCTCCTGCCATCGCCCCTCTCATTCCCCAGGATCCGCCGATGCTGTTACAGACTCTGACCCCACAACCCCTCATGTCCCAAACCCTTTTACGAAAGCCCCCTCTAGAGCAGacgcgcagcagcagcatgggaAGCAACCAGAGCCGGGCATCATCCAAACGACTTCGCTCGCCATCCAACGAGTCTGCCCACAGAGACGACCCTCAGGGTCAGCGCTCCCGCAGGGGCCGCCTGCAGGGGGCCAACTGTCGGGACCGGGATCGTGAGAGAGAACGGGAAAGAGAGCGGGATagggagcgagagaggcagGTGAATGACCCaccaggagcagagaggaagtctCGGATTGAtcagctgaggagaggagaacccaGTCGCAGCACTTCATCAG ATCGACAAGACTCTCGCAGCCACAGTTCTAGACGCAGCTCTCCAGACTCTGAGAGACAGGCCAGGTCCCGTGCTGGTTCCTACGACAGCCGAGAAAGGGAGCGAGACCGGGAGCCATTTGAACGAGAAAGAGAGCGTAAAGACCACAGGCCCCAACAACAGCCGCAGCAGCCACTGCTGCTTCAACAGCCTTTACAGCAGCAAAGAGACTGGGAGCCCGAGCCCAGGGACTGGCCGAGCCGGGGTCGAGAACCTCTTTTGATGCGGCCTGGTCGTGAACCGCTTTTGCGGGAGCGGGATATAAGGGACAGAGAACGGTTACTTCCTGAAGGACTCATACAACAGCATGAGCGGGATAGAGAtggcagaggggacagaggcaGTGatcgagagagggagagaatgacAATGGACCAACCACCGCACACTGACCCCAGGGCTCCAGGACGAGGGGACCCGAGGGTTGAAATGAGAGGAGATCTGCGAGGGGACATGATGAGGCAGGACAGAAGCGATTACGAGCCGCTATTGCCAAGAGAAGCTTTCAGCCCTTCAGAGCAGGAGAAACCAAGCAATAGTCTCCATCTCACAGAGGACCAACGTGAGCTAGAGAAGGCCGACAGTATTGACG GGGATGACGAAAGGAAAGATAACGATGGAGAGTCTGTGGCATCTGTTGGTGAGGAGTACGAACCGATCAGCGATGATGAGTTGGATGAAATATTGGCTGACAGTCAGAAGAAAGAGGATCAGCAAGATGAAGAGAAAATTACGG GTCCTCTGGATGTGATTGATGTGGACTGGTCCAGCCTCATGCCCAAACATAAGCAGGAACCCCGTGCAGCTGGGGCAGCATTGCTGCGGTTCACACCAGGGGCTGTCCTTCTTAGGGCAGGTATCTCCAAGCGGCTTGCTGGGCCAGACCTGCTTGAACAAGTGAGAGAGGTTTGCAAGCGTGAGCTGGAAGATCCCAAAG ATGCACAGAAGTTATTTGAGCAAGACCTTGGGGCCCTGAATAGGCGGACGGAGAAGACAAGCTTATTAAGCAACCTCGGTCCCTACTGCAAAGCCCTATGTGCTCGCAGAGACTTCGCAATTCGTCGACAGCTGCTAAAAAATGACAAG GGCCTCACTAAGCAGTACCCCACCACACCAGTTGTAGAcaatgagctgctgcagatgagCATGCGTCTCTTCAGGAGGACCATGGCTGCCCAGACATCTGGCTTAGAAAAGCCTGATAGTggcgcagcagctgctgatgtggCTGCACCTGCTGCTAATAAAGTCAGCACAGCACAGCCAGAGGGCTGTGTGTCATGA
- the alg11 gene encoding GDP-Man:Man(3)GlcNAc(2)-PP-Dol alpha-1,2-mannosyltransferase, translating into MSGHDQLVLCLCELTRLLWKLLLPLVILCALLLTVLVLLVLAVRYWLQSSRNARRARDGRPTVAFLHPYCNAGGGGERVLWCAIRALQNRYTDINIVVYTGDLGVTGQQILEGARRRFNIVLPRPPQFVFLRHRMLVEPNLFPHFTLLGQSIGSIFLGWEALTEFVPDLYIDSMGYAFTLPLFRYFGGCSVGSYVHYPTISTDMLSVVRERNPRFNNPDYVSNSLFLSAFKVVYYCLFALLYGMAGSCSDLIMVNSSWTLDHILSLWRAPNRTSVVYPPCDVSAFLDLPLEEEVDKKCHSIVSVGQFRPEKDHRLQIRAFKKVLDRRREGPGGRESLKLVLIGGCRNQQDEDRVLMLRGLCQELGVGDRVEFKLNIPFEELKRELAESTIGLHTMWNEHFGIGIVECMAAGKVILAHKSGGPKLDIVVPFEGGQTGFLADDEDSYAEAIDQILALPPASRLQIRRNARQSVARFSDQEFEICFLAAMEPLMGTLER; encoded by the exons ATGTCGGGCCACGATCAGCTggtcttgtgtttgtgtgaattaACAAG GTTGCTATGGAAATTGTTGCTACCCCTGGTGATTTTGTGTGCACTGTTGCTCACagtcctggtcctgctggtgctTGCAGTTCGTTATtggctgcagagcagcaggaatgCTCGACGGGCCAGGGATGGCCGCCCCACGGTGGCTTTCTTACACCCGTATTGTAATGCTGGTGGTGGCGGGGAGAGAGTTCTATGGTGTGCCATCAGGGCTTTGCAGAACAG gtacacagacaTCAACATTGTGGTGTACACAGGAGACCTGGGTGTGACTGGCCAGCAGATCTTGGAAGGTGCACGGCGTCGTTTCAACATTGTGCTCCCTCGCCCTCCTCAGTTTGTCTTTCTGAGGCATCGTATGCTTGTGGAGCCCAACTTGTTCCCTCACTTCACTCTGCTGGGACAGAGCATCGGGTCCATCTTCCTCGGGTGGGAGGCGCTGACAGAGTTCGTTCCTGACCTGTATATCGACTCGATGGGCTATGCCTTCACTCTGCCGCTGTTCCGCTACTTTGGAGGCTGCAGCGTGGGTAGTTATGTTCACTATCCCACCATCAGCACAGATATGTTGTCTGTAGTGAGAGAGAGGAATCCCAG GTTTAACAACCCAGACTACGTCTCCAACAGTCTTTTCCTGAGTGCCTTCAAGGTGGTCTACTACTGCCTGTTTGCTCTGCTCTATGGCATGGCCGGTTCTTGCAGCGATCTTATCATGGTCAACTCCTCATGGACCCTGGATCACATCCTGTCACTGTGGCGTGCACCGAATCGCACCAGCGTGGTCTACCCTCCGTGCGACGTGAGTGCCTTCTTGGACTTGCCGCTGGAGGAGGAAGTCGATAAGAAGTGCCACTCCATTGTTTCTGTCGGGCAGTTCCGCCCAGAGAAGGATCACCGGCTGCAGATCAGAGCTTTCAAGAAGGTGTTGGACCGGAGGAGGGAGGGTCCTGGGGGCAGAGAGTCACTCAAGCTCGTACTGATAGGTGGATGCAGGAACCAGCAAGATGAGGACCGAGTGCTGATGTTGAGGGGCCTGTGCCAGGAACTGGGAGTGGGCGACAGAGTGGAGTTTAAACTGAACATACCATTTGAGGAATTGAAGCGCGAGCTTGCAGAAAGTACTATTGGATTGCACACCATGTGGAATGAACACTTTGGAATAG GCATCGTGGAATGTATGGCAGCAGGAAAGGTCATCCTGGCGCACAAATCCGGCGGTCCCAAGCTGGACATTGTGGTGCCCTTTGAGGGAGGGCAGACGGGCTTTCTGGCCGATGACGAAGACAGTTATGCTGAAGCAATAGACCAGATCCTGGCTCTGCCCCCTGCCAGTCGGTTGCAGATCCGACGCAATGCCCGCCAGTCCGTCGCTCGCTTCTCAGATCAGGAGTTTGAAATCTGCTTTCTTGCTGCTATGGAGCCTCTGATGGGAACACTTGAACGATGA